Below is a genomic region from Nitrospira lenta.
ACCGGGCGATCATCCGTTCAATCCGCGCGGTGGCTTGACGATAAGCCTGCCGGATGGCCCGCTCCGATTGCGATGCAACATGGGCATTCGCGACCACTTTAATCTTCTGCGCGACATTGTCGAAAATCAGCAGCGTGTCGGTCAGGAGAAAGGCAAACTCCGGAAGATTCAAACTCTCCTTCCGGCGAAACGAAATACTCTCAAACGTACGGACCATGTCATACCCGAGATATCCGACGGCTCCCCCGACAAACCGGGGAAGCCCGGGAACGGTCACGGGGCGATACGTCTCCATAAACTCCCGCAGGCGATCCAGCGGGGCGCCATGGCAGGCGATGCGGCGGGTGCGCTTCCCGTCCTTGATCAGAAGATCTCCGCGATCTTCCATCATAAGGATCGGCGACCCGCTGCCCAAGAAGGAGTAGCGGGCCCACTTCTCCCCTCCCTGCACGCTTTCCAGCAGGTATGCCGACGGACCGTGGTCGATCTTCGCAAAGGCCGAGACCGGCGTCTCATAGTCCGCGAGAATTTCCCGGTACAAGGGAATGAGGTTGCCCTCCTTCGCGTACCGGCGAAACTCGTCCAAGCTAAGCGAATACGTTGGCGTTGCCATACCTGCGGAATTACTCCATCCCGACGGTGAGTTTCTGCCCCACTTCGATAATATCGTCCGGCAGTTTGTTCCACTTTTTCAGCTTATCGATCGACACCCCGTACAGGCGGCTGACGCGAAACAACGTTTCCCCTGGCTTGACCACGTGAATCGTGGCTCCTGCTTTGACGCCTGGTTTGGTCGCTTCCGCCCGGGGAAGCAAGTCGGCCATCTCTTTCGTTGAATCCTTCAGGAGCGCCTCTGTCTCACGTGAGAGCGCCGCCAATTCATCGACCTTCTTGGACTTGGCCGCTGCGGATGGGACCGACTTCCGCATGTCCAGCATCGCCTTCCGCTCCAGCATGGCCGACTCCTTCACCGCCTCGGTTTCCTCCTGGAGCCTGCCCATCTGCTCGCGCGCCGACTGAACTTGCGCAGCCAACTCGCGGTTCCTCGCCTCGAATTCCACTAATTCTTTTTTCGTTCGCTTGGCTTCGCTGTCGAGCTCGGCCGTGCGTTTTTCTTCTTGCGCCAACAAACGCTGGAAATTCAGACTCCGCGCCTTCTCCGCATTGTACTTTTCTTCCAACACCACGCAGCCGTTGAGCAACAGAGTGCCGCACAATACGAGAACACCGGAACCCACCATCTTGTAAGTCTGATTCATCACTCGACGCTCCTCCCTCTTCATTGTCCACTTTTGCCGCCGAAGCCTGTCGCTCCTGAATCGGCCATCCCGCCCCTCTTAATACCCTCTCCGTACACAACCGGGGAGTCACTAAGAATACGGTTCAACGCCGTGAAAGTCAAAGCGAATTGGGGCGGAACAGGGGTTTGACCCACTCCCGGTGCTATGTTACCGTCCGGTCCATGAAGATGCCTCATCAGAAATCGTGCAGCCATGGATAATCGCGCACAAACCTCCCCCGCCAGAACCATCTCGGTACAGGGGATTACGCTGCATCTGGCGCAGCCCATTACGACATTGCAAGAATGGATCGGAAGCCGAGAGCCGCTGCAACAGCTCCTCGCCTGCTGGCTCAAAGTCGATCCGCGAGATCTTCCTCTGTCGCCGCGTATTACCGGTCCCCCGGGCATCGGCAAAACCACCTTGGCAATGTCAGGAGCTAAGGAACGCAAGCAGGACCTGTACGTCTTTCAATGTACCGCCGATACACGCCCGGAAGACCTGCTGATTACACCCGTCCTGGCAGAATCGGGATCGATCGCCTACCACGCGTCGCCGCTGGTGACGGCGGTGCTAACCGGAAGTATCTGCGTTCTGGATGAAGGCAATCGGATGAACGAGAAGAGCTGGGCATCCCTGGCCTCTTTGCTCGACCATCGCCGCTGTGTCGAATCGATCATCGCCGGCATTCTGATCGAAGCGCACGAAGACTTCCGCTGCTGCGTCACCATGAACGAGGATGCCTCCACCTATGAAGTGCCGGACTACATGCTCTCCCGTCTGCAACCGACCCTCGGCCTCGGATTCCCGTCGCGCCAGGATGAAATGGCAATTCTCCGCTACCATCTTCCTTTTGCAAAGGAAGATATCCTGAGCATCGCCGTCGGCTTCCTGCAGGATGCCCATCAGCTGAACCTGGAATATTCGATCCGCGACGGCTTGCATCTCATCCAATACGCCGTCAAACGGCTCGCCCAGGATTCGTCCCATCCGGTCGCGCTCGATCGCATGTGGCAAGAAGCCCTCTTGAAAGTGCTCGGAGCCGAGTCGCTTGATTTGGAAGAGCAGTCGAAGCGAAGGAAGCGGGCGATGGGTGATCAAGCGCTCCCTAAAGGCTTCGGGGATTTCTTTTTTGAGGAAGACGACCCTCTACACCCGGGACGCTGAATGTCTCGCTATACGCCGACCGACGCCCGCATACTCAGCCTGTCGCCGCGCATTGATCTCCTTCCCATCCTCCATGGCAGCGGCGACATCGCGCAGGAAGTCCGTGAAACCCTGATCGGGAAACGGTACGACTGCCTGGCCGTTCCACTCCCGCCCTCCGTGGAAGGCTGCCTCGAACAAGCGGTGGAGCGCCTCCCCGAGATCAGCCTCATCGTCTTGCCTGAACCGGCGCAAGAGGAAAAGGCCGGCGTCAGCATCATCCCCGTCGATCCCTGCCAGGCCGTCATCATGGGCATCCGCGTGGCGATGGGCGAATCTATCCCCCGCGCCTACATTGACCGTGAGGTCACTCGATTCGAACCAATTCCTTTTGTCGGGCCTGATCCCTATGCCGTCAAATCCGTCTCGCTTCCGATGCTTGCGGCTGCGACGCTGCCCTCTCTTGTCATGCCGCCGCCGGACTCACAGCAGAATCGCCGAATCAATTGGATGGCGTTTCGGCTTCATGAACTGGAGCTGGATCATACCTCTATCCTCTGTCTCTGCCACCTGACGGATTGGCCTTGGCTCCGCGCCGCCTATCAAGCCAATGCCCCCTATGACCGGCCGGAAACAACAACCGGACGGCCGGTCCGTTGCAGCGTCAATCGCGACTCTCTCTACTTCGCCTTGGGCGAACTGCCCTTTCTCACCGAATTGTACGAACGGCGTCGTGAAACGCTGCACTCAGATTGGAATCTTGCCATCGATGGCGTGAAGGAACTCCTCATCGAAACAAGGGCGCGGTGGATTGAACACCATCGAGCTGAAGGCGCTTCCATTCCGGACTGGGTCACGCCGCAGATCCTTCAGGCCCTCTTGCAGTACGTTCGGAATCTCACCCTGCTTGAACGCCGTCTGACGCCGTCACTCTATTCACTTATCGTCGCCGCCAAGCAAACGGCCGGAGACGACTTTGCCGTGATGCTGCTGAAGACGGCTAAGAGCTATGGCTATCAGGAAGATCACAATCAGTCGCGACTCGACGCCATCACCGTGGGACTCAATCAAGTGGAGTTGCCCGACGGTACTGTCGCCTCCGCCACCAACCGTCTGCAGGGACCGCCGCTTGTCTGGCGCGAGTTGTCGTTGAAACCGAAACCTGACCGGAAAACCAGCCGCCGATGGTCCCATCTCTGGAACCCGCAACGGCAATGCTCCTGGCCTCCGGAGGATCAGCGGATTGAAAGTTTCAATACCCACGTGCGCGCCCAGGCCTCCGCGCTCATCGGCGCGGACTTGGCCAAGACGGAAAAGTTTACGACGTCGATGAAAGACGGATTGGATCTCCGGGAAAGTCTTCGCCGGTGGCTGGGTGGGAAACGATCGGCTGGCTCACCGTCCGGCAGTGCCTTGAGTTCACTGCCGCGCATGGATCTGTATGTACGAGAAATCCCGCCCGCCCGCGGGAATGTCGAAGTGGTGATTTTTCTGTTTGATACTCCCGCCGATCCCTTGACCTATTCCTGGCAGGCTACCTGGTTCGCCGAGCACCAGGAAGAATCCACGCTCTGTTTTTACGCCACCCCGTTTGCCGATGACATGGTGGGGCCCGGCATTGCCCAGTCGCGTTATGGCGGCGCCTTCTTTCTGTTTCCGCCCCGTCCCATTCCGGATATCTGGAGCGATCCCCTCCTCGCTTTTGCGACCACCCTGGAGGAGCGGCTAATTGCGGCGGCGGCCGTTCACACTCGGGAAACGCACATTGCGCTGGTAACACCCATTCCGCCCCGCGCCAGTTGGCGGAGGATCGCCAAACAATTCGGACGGACGCTCGTCCCGATTCCGCTCACCAGATTTTCAAGCCAGACACTCGACCGGCTCCGTCGCTTTCACGTGCTCAACGGCCATGAGATCAGAAGTTATGCCGCCAGATTTATTCGATAACCTTTCGCCGTCTCGGCGGCCTGATTCATCCGCACCGGTTTCCGAACAGCTCGACTGGCTCCGGCAGGAGATCCGCAGGCATGACTACTTGTACTACGTCAAAGACCGTCCTGAAATCTCCGACGGTGAATATGATCGGCTATTCAAAGACCTGAGCGAGCTCGAAACTGCCCACCCGAATTTGGTGTCGGATGATTCTCCGACTCAACGGGTCGGCGCACCGCCTTTGGCTGAGCTGGGCAAGGTTAAGCACGAACGACCGATGTTGAGCCTCGACTCCATCGTCGATGTGGCCGACGTCCTGGCATTCGATCAACGGATGAAGCGTGAACTGGAGCACCAGCACATAGAATATACGGTCGAACCAAAATTCGACGGTCTCTCCATCGAGCTGGTCTACGAGCAAGGCCGGCTGGTTCGCGGCTCCACCAGAGGCGACGGAACGACCGGCGAGGATGTGACCGTCAACCTCCGGACAATCCGCTCCCTTCCCCTTCACTTGCGCCGTGATTCTTCCCCACCGGACCATCTCGCCGTGCGCGGCGAAGTCTATATGAGGCTCGACGACTTTCATGCCTTGAACCGGACCATGACGGAGCGAGGAGACGAGGCTTTTGCCAATCCGCGCAACGCCGCGGCCGGCTCGCTTCGTCAGCTCGACTCGACCATCACCGCCGCCCGCCCGTTAGTCGTAACCTGCTACGAGGCCATGGCGGTATCCACTACACCGCCGGATTCCCATTGGAGCGAACTCGATGCGCTCGCCGAATGGGGACTGCCCATTCCCAGCCATCGGCGCCGGTGCCTCACGATTGAAGAGGTCATCGCATTCCACCGCGAAACCGAACAGGTGCGCGACAACCTCCCCTATGAAATCGATGGGCTGGTGGTGAAAGTGAATCGCCGGGACTGGCAGGAGCAGCTGGGCTTCAAATCCCGCAGCCCACGCTGGGCCATAGCCTTCAAGTTCGCCCCGCGCAAGGAAATCACCGTAGTACAGGATATCGTCGTCTCGGTCGGACGTACCGGCACACTGACTCCTGTAGCACTACTACGACCGGTTGAAGTCGGCGGGGTTACGATCAGCCGGGCCACGCTGCACAATGCGGATGAGGTGGCACGGAAAGATATTCGTGTGGGCGATACGGTCAAAGTCGAGCGTGCCGGCGACGTGATCCCCGCGATCGCGGAACGGATCCCGATTCCCGATGAGTCCCGATCAGATCCATTCACCATGCCGGACCATTGCCCGGTATGTGGCTCAGCCGTCGCGCGCGAGGGTGCCTATTACTACTGTACCGGCCAATCTGGCTGCGTCGCGCAATTGAAAGGCGCCATCGAACATTTCGCCTCCAAGCAGGCGCTCAATATAGAAGGGCTTGGGAAAAAGACTGTGGCGCAGCTTGTAGACCAAAAGCTGGTCGGAAGTTTGGCCGATCTCTATCGCCTGACCCGCGATCACCTGCTACCCCTTGAGGGGTTTGCAGAGAAGTCGACCTCGCTCCTACTCGAAGCCATTGAGCAGAGCAAGACCGTGTCGTTGGATCGCTTCTTGATGGGGCTGGGCATCCGCCAGGTCGGCCAACACATCGCGAAAGTCCTCGCCAGGGAGTTTGGAACGCTGGACACCATCATGGAAGCGGACGAAGCGCGATTCCTGATGGTTAAAGAAATCGGCCCTGAGATCTCCGCCAGTCTGGCCTCCTACTTTCGCGAAGAGTCCAATCGCCGAGTGATCGCTCAACTGCGCGAGCTCGGTCTGACGCTTACGGAACAGGCTCGCTCCGCCTCACCCAAATCTCTTCCCCTCGCCGGAAAGACCTTCGTGTTCACCGGCGGACTTGACCGCTTCAGCCGCGATGCGGCCAAAATTCTGGTCGAGCGCCTGGGAGGAACCGTGTCATCCAGCGTGAGCAAACGCACGTCGTTTGTCGTCGCAGGACATGATCCAGGATCAAAGCTTGAGCAGGCACAAAAGCTGGGGGTTGCGGTGTTGAGCGAACAAGCCTTCTCTGACTTGGTCAAAGAAGGGAACGCTAGCTGACGGGATTCAGCGAAGGAGTTTCCACCGTGACGGGGGTTTTTTCTTCTTTATAAATGTCCACGCTGCGGATCGATCGGGGATCGGCCTCGTGAACAACTAAGCGGCAATGTGCGATATGCAACTCTTCTCCGGCTTTCGGGATACGGCCGAGTTCGCCCTGAATGAGTCCGCCGATGGTCAAGGCCTCGTCGCCAAGATCGACCTTCAAGAAGTCGTTCACCTTGCGCACTTCAGTCCTCCCGTGGACCAGAATCTGATTCTTTCCGATTCGCTTGATCAGCTCTTCGGTAATGTCCGTCTCATCGACGATTTCGCCGACGACTTCCTCCAGGAGATCCTCCAGCGTAACCAATCCCATCACGCCGCCATACTCGTTGACGACGATCCCCATGTGACGTTTTTCTTGCTGAAACTGCTTCATCAAATCGTCGGCCGTCTTTCCTGCCGGCACAAACAAAGCCGGGTGGGCAATATCCCTGAGGCGAACATCTGAACGCCCCTTCGCCAACTCGGTTAACGCCTTCGTCTTGTAGAGCACGCCCGTGATGTTATCCAACGTCCCGTCATAGACCGGAATGCGGGAATACTTCGAGTTATACAGCAACTCCTGCGCTTCCTTGAGCCGCAAATTCCCATCCAGAGAAAATACGTAAATGCGCGGAGTCATAGCATCTTCTGCCGTAATATCTTTCAGTTGAAAGACATTCTTGATCATCTTCACTTCTTCCGATTCCAACTCGCCGGCCTTTCTCCCCTCATCCAGCATGATCTTGAGCTCTTCCTCAGTCACAAGAGGCAGGGTTAACCCCTTCCCTCCGGTCAGTCTCTGGATGAGCGGCACCATGAGAAACAGGAGCGGCTTCAATAATATCTGAACGCCGTACACCGGATACGCCATATTCAATGTAACCGGTACGGCAAATTTGGCGGCTAAGGTCTTTGGAATGACGTCGACCGACACCAGCAACACAAATGTCAGAACGCCCACCATCACGGCAATGGCTTCCTCAAATACAGTTTTCCCACCATAGGCGTTGAGCGTAATAAAGGTGGCATACATCGGGATAGCGGTTCCCACCAATCGGTCCCCGACCAGAATGGTCGAAAGGAGTCGTTGCGGGTCACTTCGGAGCATCAAGGCCATGGATGCGCGTTTGTTGCCATTCTTGGCAAGGGCGCGAAGACGAGTCTCATTAACTGAAAAAAACCCAATCTCAGCCGTCGAAATGACGGCCGATAACGCGATCAACGCTAGGAGGATCAGAATATCCATTGGGGCTCTTGATTAGGGACGACTAGCCACGAAGGCTAGCCTGATAGAACGAACCGCGTGGATTCTGTCGCGGAGAGGAGGCAGAGCCTCCCCTGACTGAACAGATTCAACCGACCATGTGGGAGCTAGGATGATCATCGGATGATAGATCTATCACACCCACTGGGAAGGGGCAAGAGATTCAAAGAAACTGACAGGAATATCAATCAGTTCGAATAGGCCGAGTCGTGAATGGACGTGAAGACGATCGGAAACAATCTACGTTTGAC
It encodes:
- a CDS encoding LysM peptidoglycan-binding domain-containing protein, with amino-acid sequence MMNQTYKMVGSGVLVLCGTLLLNGCVVLEEKYNAEKARSLNFQRLLAQEEKRTAELDSEAKRTKKELVEFEARNRELAAQVQSAREQMGRLQEETEAVKESAMLERKAMLDMRKSVPSAAAKSKKVDELAALSRETEALLKDSTKEMADLLPRAEATKPGVKAGATIHVVKPGETLFRVSRLYGVSIDKLKKWNKLPDDIIEVGQKLTVGME
- a CDS encoding AAA family ATPase, with product MDNRAQTSPARTISVQGITLHLAQPITTLQEWIGSREPLQQLLACWLKVDPRDLPLSPRITGPPGIGKTTLAMSGAKERKQDLYVFQCTADTRPEDLLITPVLAESGSIAYHASPLVTAVLTGSICVLDEGNRMNEKSWASLASLLDHRRCVESIIAGILIEAHEDFRCCVTMNEDASTYEVPDYMLSRLQPTLGLGFPSRQDEMAILRYHLPFAKEDILSIAVGFLQDAHQLNLEYSIRDGLHLIQYAVKRLAQDSSHPVALDRMWQEALLKVLGAESLDLEEQSKRRKRAMGDQALPKGFGDFFFEEDDPLHPGR
- the ligA gene encoding NAD-dependent DNA ligase LigA — protein: MPPDLFDNLSPSRRPDSSAPVSEQLDWLRQEIRRHDYLYYVKDRPEISDGEYDRLFKDLSELETAHPNLVSDDSPTQRVGAPPLAELGKVKHERPMLSLDSIVDVADVLAFDQRMKRELEHQHIEYTVEPKFDGLSIELVYEQGRLVRGSTRGDGTTGEDVTVNLRTIRSLPLHLRRDSSPPDHLAVRGEVYMRLDDFHALNRTMTERGDEAFANPRNAAAGSLRQLDSTITAARPLVVTCYEAMAVSTTPPDSHWSELDALAEWGLPIPSHRRRCLTIEEVIAFHRETEQVRDNLPYEIDGLVVKVNRRDWQEQLGFKSRSPRWAIAFKFAPRKEITVVQDIVVSVGRTGTLTPVALLRPVEVGGVTISRATLHNADEVARKDIRVGDTVKVERAGDVIPAIAERIPIPDESRSDPFTMPDHCPVCGSAVAREGAYYYCTGQSGCVAQLKGAIEHFASKQALNIEGLGKKTVAQLVDQKLVGSLADLYRLTRDHLLPLEGFAEKSTSLLLEAIEQSKTVSLDRFLMGLGIRQVGQHIAKVLAREFGTLDTIMEADEARFLMVKEIGPEISASLASYFREESNRRVIAQLRELGLTLTEQARSASPKSLPLAGKTFVFTGGLDRFSRDAAKILVERLGGTVSSSVSKRTSFVVAGHDPGSKLEQAQKLGVAVLSEQAFSDLVKEGNAS
- a CDS encoding hemolysin family protein, encoding MDILILLALIALSAVISTAEIGFFSVNETRLRALAKNGNKRASMALMLRSDPQRLLSTILVGDRLVGTAIPMYATFITLNAYGGKTVFEEAIAVMVGVLTFVLLVSVDVIPKTLAAKFAVPVTLNMAYPVYGVQILLKPLLFLMVPLIQRLTGGKGLTLPLVTEEELKIMLDEGRKAGELESEEVKMIKNVFQLKDITAEDAMTPRIYVFSLDGNLRLKEAQELLYNSKYSRIPVYDGTLDNITGVLYKTKALTELAKGRSDVRLRDIAHPALFVPAGKTADDLMKQFQQEKRHMGIVVNEYGGVMGLVTLEDLLEEVVGEIVDETDITEELIKRIGKNQILVHGRTEVRKVNDFLKVDLGDEALTIGGLIQGELGRIPKAGEELHIAHCRLVVHEADPRSIRSVDIYKEEKTPVTVETPSLNPVS